One Setaria viridis chromosome 5, Setaria_viridis_v4.0, whole genome shotgun sequence genomic region harbors:
- the LOC117856579 gene encoding L-type lectin-domain containing receptor kinase IX.1, whose amino-acid sequence MCRPLRDHSIHIDLQVAREFSYNELSAATSNFSRDRKLGAGSFGEVYKGELQDPRMPPVVAVKKLTRLMEQTSHCQDFVTEVNTLSQLSHRNLVKLLGWCSGGELLLVYELVTNGSLEEHLHGSERLLSWRERYKIVLCVGAAIDYGPYLHNGYRNRILHRDIKPSNVMLDDAFDAKLGDFGLVRQLVDPEQGSLGGTGMIGTRVYMDPICITSHTVSTASDMYSFGVLLLLEIAAGMKPDLVQGAARGDLSNTLVEAVRESYARGAVLDMADKRLKGNFNSSQMELVLAVGRLCVELERQHRPNIKRAVNLLSDLSLPLL is encoded by the exons ATGTGTAGACCGCTCCGGGACCACTCCATCCACATAGATCTGCAAG TAGCAagagaattctcctacaacgaGCTGTCCGCGGCGACCAGCAATTTCTCCAGGGACAGGAAGCTCGGCGCGGGCTCCTTCGGGGAAGTGTACAAGGGGGAGCTGCAGGATCCGCGCATGCCGCCGGTTGTGGCCGTGAAGAAGTTGACAAGGCTGATGGAGCAGACCAGTCACTGCCAGGACTTCGTCACCGAGGTCAACACACTGAGCCAGCTCAGCCATCGGAACCTTGTGAAGCTCCTCGGCTggtgcagcggcggcgagctccttcTCGTGTACGAGCTGGTAACGAATGGGAGCCTCGAGGAGCACCTCCACGGGTCGGAGAGGCTGCTGTCATGGCGCGAGAGGTACAAGATCGTGCTCTGCGTCGGCGCCGCCATAGACtacgg gccctacCTCCACAACGGCTATCGTAACCGCATCCTGCACCGGGACATCAAGCCTAGCAATGTGATGCTGGACGACGCCTTCGACGCCAAGCTCGGCGACTTCGGGCTCGTGAGGCAGCTGGTCGACCCCGAACAGGGCTCCCTCGGAGGCACGGGCATGATCGGGACCagggtatacat GGATCCCATATGCATCACCAGCCATACGGTGAGCACAGCGTCCGAcatgtacagcttcggcgtgctGCTACTACTGGAGATCGCCGCGGGCATGAAGCCGGACTTGGTGCAGGGAGCAGCAAGAGGTGACCTCTCAAACACCCTCGTCGAAGCTGTCCGGGAATCTTACGCCAGGGGTGCGGTCCTCGACATGGCCGACAAGCGGCTCAAGGGCAACTTCAACAGCAGCCAGATGGAGCTTGTGCTGGCCGTCGGCCGCTTGTGTGTGGAGCTGGAACGCCAGCACCGCCCGAATATCAAAAGAGCCGTCAACTTGCTCTCGGATCTCAGCCTTCCGTTATTATAG